A single Oreochromis niloticus isolate F11D_XX unplaced genomic scaffold, O_niloticus_UMD_NMBU tig00007253_pilon, whole genome shotgun sequence DNA region contains:
- the LOC109197837 gene encoding sodium/calcium exchanger 2-like, which yields VKNITVCLAPPGDGDDDEEEGREERLPSCYDYVMHFLTVFWKVLFACVPPTEYWNGWACFFVSISAIGLLTAIIGDLASHFGCTVGLRDTVTAVVFVALGTSIPDTFASKVAAIQDQHADASVGNVTGSNAVNVFLGIGVAWSVAAVYWRIKGKEFRVDPGSLAFSVTLFTIFTFICMSVLLFRRRPSIGGELGGPKVSRLLTTLLFLGLWFLYILFSSLEAYCHINGF from the exons GTaaaaaatatcactgtgtgtttggCTCCTCCAGGTGATGGCGATGATGACGAGGAGGAAGGTCGTGAGGAGCGCCTTCCATCTTGTTACGACTACGTCATGCATTTCCTCACCGTCTTCTGGAAGGTTCTGTTTGCCTGCGTCCCGCCAACAGAGTACTGGAACGGCTGGGCCTGCTTCTTCGTGTCCATCAGCGCCATCGGGCTCCTCACCGCCATCATCGGGGATTTGGCATCGCATTTCGGCTGCACCGTGGGGCTGCGGGACACTGTGACCGCCGTGGTGTTTGTGGCGCTGGGAACTTCCATTCCAG ACACCTTTGCTAGCAAAGTGGCTGCCATACAAGACCAGCATGCCGACGCATCGGTTGGAAATGTCACTGGCAGCAACGCAGTCAACGTGTTCCTGGGGATCGGAGTGGCATGGTCAGTGGCCGCCGTGTACTGGAGAATTAAAGGAAAGGAGTTCCGGGTGGATCCTGGATCACTGGCGTTCTCCGTCACGCTCTTCACCATCTTCACGTTCATCTGCATGTCCGTGCTATTGTTCAGACGCCGGCCCTCCATCGGCGGAGAGCTTGGCGGCCCGAAAGTGTCCCGCCTCCTGACCACCCTCCTGTTCCTGGGTCTGTGGTTCCTCTACATCCTCTTCTCCAGCCTAGAGGCCTACTGTCACATCAACGGCTTTTAA